A window of Haloarchaeobius litoreus contains these coding sequences:
- a CDS encoding substrate-binding domain-containing protein, producing the protein MSSDDNPAERGISIDVGAGVSRRGLVKQLGAASAAVGLAGCGTTSNEEPTDTDTDGGGGGGNGGGGDDNDGGGGEDQPDFEFSRHPAVAPPTWDPSKTREGSGENRRTAVFVLQNIDNPFFIPMTCGFHDALNMFGWDGQVTGPPANGGIPDQVSLINQNVSNMEPGDVLVTTVLNNEAYNDAIQNALDNDIVVVNGHSTPATKDWNYDYMTDDVGFSYRDQPMIVPHVGIRDARGGAAMAAEAYDRMQEKMPDKDEYTVLITNELPDNPSVTRRVSKDAADLGTAERYFKAQSDPSVTLYNDQIINPPASIADAQTQIVNTISGEDVDAVVCSAFWGAVGAGQALEAGELEGPMVVCGFDLLRPLLNQIEAGTVDFTVGQDPYSQGFQNVPLAWMYIERGIEMKDLEWGVSVWDQENVDFALERRSWAGDNGLLQWQESNYDFLQ; encoded by the coding sequence ATGTCATCGGATGACAATCCAGCGGAGCGTGGTATCTCGATCGACGTGGGGGCGGGTGTCTCACGTCGAGGACTCGTGAAACAACTCGGTGCAGCGAGCGCCGCCGTGGGGCTGGCCGGGTGTGGGACCACCTCCAACGAGGAGCCGACCGACACCGACACCGATGGCGGTGGTGGTGGTGGCAACGGTGGCGGTGGTGACGACAACGACGGTGGGGGCGGCGAGGACCAACCCGACTTCGAGTTCTCCCGTCATCCGGCGGTCGCGCCACCGACCTGGGACCCCTCGAAGACACGGGAGGGCTCGGGAGAGAACCGGCGGACGGCGGTGTTCGTGCTGCAGAACATCGACAACCCCTTCTTCATCCCGATGACCTGTGGCTTCCACGACGCACTCAACATGTTCGGCTGGGACGGACAGGTCACCGGCCCGCCGGCCAACGGTGGGATTCCGGACCAGGTCAGCCTCATCAACCAGAACGTCTCGAACATGGAGCCGGGCGACGTGCTCGTGACGACGGTGCTCAACAACGAGGCGTACAACGACGCCATCCAGAACGCCCTCGACAACGACATCGTGGTCGTCAACGGTCACTCGACGCCAGCCACGAAGGACTGGAACTACGACTACATGACGGACGACGTCGGCTTCTCGTACCGGGACCAGCCGATGATCGTCCCCCACGTCGGCATCCGCGACGCCCGTGGCGGGGCGGCGATGGCCGCCGAGGCGTACGACCGGATGCAGGAGAAGATGCCCGACAAGGACGAGTACACGGTGCTCATCACGAACGAGCTCCCGGACAACCCCTCGGTCACCCGGCGGGTCAGCAAGGACGCGGCGGACCTCGGGACGGCGGAGCGGTACTTCAAGGCACAGAGCGACCCCTCGGTGACGCTCTACAACGACCAGATAATCAATCCGCCCGCGAGCATCGCCGACGCCCAGACGCAGATCGTCAACACCATCTCCGGCGAGGACGTCGACGCGGTCGTCTGTTCGGCGTTCTGGGGTGCGGTCGGGGCTGGACAGGCGCTCGAAGCCGGCGAGCTGGAGGGGCCGATGGTCGTCTGTGGCTTCGACCTGCTGCGGCCGCTGCTCAACCAGATCGAGGCCGGCACCGTCGACTTCACCGTGGGACAGGACCCGTACAGTCAGGGGTTCCAGAACGTCCCGCTGGCCTGGATGTACATCGAGCGCGGCATCGAGATGAAGGACCTCGAGTGGGGCGTCTCGGTCTGGGACCAGGAGAACGTCGACTTCGCACTCGAACGCCGGTCGTGGGCCGGTGACAACGGCCTCCTGCAGTGGCAGGAGAGCAACTACGACTTCCTCCAGTGA
- a CDS encoding ATP-binding cassette domain-containing protein yields MSESTSESEGTSPADGVEPASGPTARTDQSGTDETGDDEVVLQTQDLSKFFGAIEAVKDVSIDVKADEILAIAGDNGAGKTTFIRMLSGVLQPTAGEIYLREDGRLVEQFFSSSKDAMDAGIATVYQEQHLSPNASAANNIFLGMEPLKDGPEGWLLRRTDMDHMITESRSLLNEIGFDFDPRSKVNELSGGQKQAVAVARALIRDPPIIILDEPTSEVSTTGTDKIIDLVRGIPDGEKSVILISHKIDVVVDVADRIAVMRDGEIVEILNTNEDDVDRLDIVERMHRERER; encoded by the coding sequence ATGTCAGAATCAACGTCAGAATCTGAAGGAACATCGCCTGCCGACGGGGTGGAACCCGCCTCGGGTCCGACGGCTCGCACCGACCAGAGCGGGACCGACGAGACGGGTGACGACGAGGTCGTCCTCCAAACACAGGACCTGAGCAAGTTCTTTGGGGCCATCGAGGCGGTCAAGGACGTCAGCATCGACGTCAAGGCCGACGAGATCCTCGCCATCGCCGGCGACAACGGTGCGGGGAAGACAACGTTCATCCGGATGCTCTCGGGCGTCCTCCAGCCGACCGCCGGGGAGATCTACCTCCGGGAGGACGGCCGACTCGTCGAGCAGTTCTTCTCCTCGTCGAAGGACGCGATGGACGCCGGCATCGCGACGGTCTACCAGGAACAGCATCTGAGTCCGAACGCCAGCGCCGCCAACAACATCTTCCTCGGGATGGAACCGCTCAAGGACGGGCCCGAGGGGTGGCTGCTCCGCCGGACCGACATGGACCACATGATAACGGAGAGCCGTTCCCTGCTGAACGAGATCGGGTTCGACTTCGACCCGCGGTCGAAGGTCAACGAGCTCTCCGGTGGCCAGAAGCAGGCGGTCGCGGTGGCCCGCGCGCTCATCCGCGACCCGCCGATCATCATCCTCGACGAACCCACCTCGGAGGTGTCGACGACGGGCACCGACAAGATCATCGACCTCGTCAGGGGGATTCCGGACGGCGAGAAGTCGGTCATCCTCATCTCGCACAAGATCGACGTCGTCGTCGACGTCGCGGACCGGATCGCCGTCATGCGAGACGGCGAGATCGTCGAGATACTGAACACGAACGAGGACGACGTCGACCGACTCGACATCGTCGAACGCATGCACCGGGAGCGGGAGCGCTGA
- a CDS encoding ABC transporter permease: MATESTNVGRRFSSVRSWVFDRREGSVLVGLIAIFLVGVYIEPSRFLLLDNLARILRAAATTAIIGYGVALLMVTAEFDLSVGSMYGVAAGMGAILIGGDAFGFHPLFVVAVVLVFSVIFGITQGLVVTKLGLPSLIVTIGTLTLLRGIHRILLGGTTASASDVGILKWLGGPIIIADLPFMTGPIFYQVPFVHNEVKTFGQFSILIVWIFVLLVVFHYILHHTRFGLHARATGDNIDSVETTGIDPEIVKLGCFGLCSLTAAFAGLAFLGRFGSVSSGSGDGLALVVIAAVVLGGTKLTGGEGSMIGVLFGSLVLATANNVLALAGLNVSGWQGVITGGFIIAAIGLDVILKGFSYDLLRSWYAEPLREILGSPRGFFANRAEQKTTDDMFGFLMLSVGATALATNVVAWVLGNASVSNAIGMDIGGFKLFLRGGWPETAAEIYLFFMLLALVAYAAIEVSAQFFDSPGDYEDTLLSVCYGMAPAPLFAIPAVMLGYGIFFLVEDAMLSALAVSVPILLLIGWTMYAGVSETHELSRRRSVGVVAAVFVAWLVVAGIVALGFSTA; encoded by the coding sequence GTGGCAACCGAATCAACGAACGTCGGCAGACGGTTCAGCTCGGTCCGGTCGTGGGTGTTCGACAGACGCGAGGGGAGCGTGCTGGTCGGCCTCATCGCCATCTTCCTGGTGGGCGTCTACATCGAACCCTCCCGCTTCCTCCTGCTGGACAACCTGGCACGCATCCTGCGTGCGGCGGCCACGACCGCCATCATCGGCTACGGCGTCGCACTGCTGATGGTCACCGCGGAGTTCGACCTGTCGGTCGGGTCGATGTACGGCGTCGCGGCCGGGATGGGCGCCATCCTCATCGGCGGCGATGCCTTCGGGTTCCACCCCCTGTTCGTCGTCGCGGTCGTCCTCGTGTTCTCGGTCATCTTCGGCATCACGCAGGGCCTGGTCGTGACGAAGCTCGGCCTGCCGTCGCTCATCGTCACCATCGGGACGCTGACGCTGCTGCGCGGCATCCACCGCATCCTGCTCGGTGGAACGACCGCCTCCGCGAGCGACGTTGGCATCCTGAAGTGGCTCGGCGGGCCCATCATCATCGCGGACCTGCCGTTCATGACGGGACCGATCTTCTACCAGGTCCCGTTCGTCCACAACGAGGTGAAGACGTTCGGGCAGTTCTCGATCCTCATCGTCTGGATCTTCGTGCTGCTCGTCGTGTTCCACTACATACTGCACCACACCCGCTTCGGGCTCCACGCTCGTGCGACCGGCGACAACATCGACTCCGTCGAGACGACGGGGATCGACCCCGAGATCGTCAAGCTCGGCTGCTTCGGGCTGTGTAGCCTGACGGCGGCGTTCGCCGGGCTGGCGTTCCTCGGCCGGTTCGGCTCGGTGTCGTCCGGGAGTGGCGACGGCCTCGCGCTGGTCGTCATCGCGGCCGTCGTGCTCGGCGGGACGAAGCTCACCGGCGGCGAGGGGTCGATGATCGGCGTGCTGTTCGGCTCGCTCGTGCTGGCCACCGCGAACAACGTGCTCGCACTCGCCGGCCTGAACGTCAGCGGCTGGCAGGGCGTCATCACCGGGGGCTTCATCATCGCCGCCATCGGTCTCGACGTCATCCTGAAGGGGTTCAGCTACGACCTCCTTCGGTCGTGGTACGCCGAGCCGCTGCGGGAGATACTCGGGTCCCCGCGTGGGTTCTTCGCGAACCGGGCCGAACAGAAGACGACGGACGACATGTTCGGCTTCCTGATGCTGTCGGTCGGGGCCACCGCGCTCGCGACGAACGTCGTCGCCTGGGTCCTCGGCAACGCCAGCGTGAGCAACGCCATCGGGATGGACATCGGCGGGTTCAAGCTGTTCCTGCGGGGCGGCTGGCCCGAGACCGCGGCCGAGATATACCTCTTCTTCATGCTGCTGGCGCTGGTCGCCTACGCGGCGATCGAGGTGTCGGCCCAGTTCTTCGATAGTCCCGGTGACTACGAAGATACGCTCCTGAGCGTCTGCTACGGGATGGCTCCCGCGCCGCTGTTCGCCATCCCTGCCGTGATGCTGGGCTACGGTATCTTCTTCCTCGTCGAGGACGCGATGCTGTCGGCGCTCGCCGTCTCGGTGCCCATCCTGCTCCTCATCGGGTGGACGATGTACGCCGGCGTCAGCGAGACGCACGAACTGTCGAGACGCCGTTCGGTCGGCGTCGTCGCGGCGGTGTTCGTGGCGTGGCTGGTCGTCGCCGGCATCGTCGCGCTCGGGTTCTCGACGGCCTGA
- a CDS encoding sugar phosphate isomerase/epimerase family protein, whose product MDVGVLTVALGDEPLEDAVEYLSDLGVDAIELGCGGFVGEDHLPRESYLDDEAAQAELLELVADHDLRISALSTHNNPLHPDEDRAERAATEIRETVRLADQLGVDNVNTFSGLPAGSPAGEVPNWITAPWPPEHAEALEYQWEEVAIPRWTDLAEHAAEYDVNVCIEMHPNMLVYEPTSMLRLREATNEYIGANFDPSHLYWQGIDATEAIRFLGEHDAIHHFHAKDTGLYEHNARVQGYLDTNAYTDEPNRSWLFRSIGYGHDEAHWKDVVSTLRMVGYEGALSIEHEDSLTSGREGLEKAIDVLQRAVFETQPGEAYWA is encoded by the coding sequence ATGGACGTTGGAGTCCTAACAGTAGCACTCGGGGATGAACCGCTCGAAGACGCAGTGGAGTACCTGTCTGACCTCGGAGTGGACGCCATCGAACTCGGCTGTGGCGGCTTCGTCGGGGAGGACCACCTCCCGCGAGAGTCGTACCTCGACGACGAGGCAGCCCAGGCGGAACTGCTCGAACTCGTCGCCGACCACGACCTCCGAATCAGCGCGCTCTCGACACACAACAACCCGCTCCACCCGGACGAGGACCGGGCGGAGCGCGCCGCGACGGAGATCCGAGAGACGGTCCGTCTGGCCGACCAGCTCGGCGTCGACAACGTGAACACGTTCTCGGGACTGCCGGCCGGCAGTCCCGCGGGCGAGGTGCCGAACTGGATCACGGCTCCGTGGCCACCGGAACACGCTGAGGCACTGGAGTACCAGTGGGAGGAGGTCGCCATCCCGCGCTGGACCGACCTCGCCGAACACGCCGCCGAGTACGACGTGAACGTCTGCATCGAGATGCACCCCAACATGCTCGTCTACGAGCCCACGAGCATGCTCCGACTGCGCGAGGCGACCAACGAGTACATCGGCGCGAACTTCGACCCGTCGCACCTCTACTGGCAGGGCATCGACGCGACCGAGGCCATCCGGTTCCTCGGCGAGCACGACGCCATCCACCACTTCCACGCCAAGGACACCGGGCTCTACGAGCACAACGCTCGCGTGCAGGGCTACCTCGACACGAACGCCTACACCGACGAACCCAACCGCTCGTGGCTGTTCCGGTCCATCGGCTACGGCCACGACGAGGCCCACTGGAAGGACGTCGTCTCGACGCTCCGGATGGTCGGCTACGAGGGCGCGCTCAGCATCGAACACGAGGACTCGCTGACCTCCGGCCGGGAAGGGCTGGAGAAGGCCATCGACGTGCTCCAGCGGGCCGTGTTCGAGACGCAACCGGGCGAGGCGTACTGGGCGTGA
- a CDS encoding Gfo/Idh/MocA family protein, with protein MTLSAGFLGYRFMGQAHANALARLPMFFPDAPDVERDVLVGRDEDALAEAVDQFGFERYATDWTEVVDEVDVFYNLGPNNLHPEPSIAALEAGTHVFCEKPLAHTLDAAERMADAAAQSDATAGVAFNYRFIPAVQYAKRLIDDGAIGDVHHVRAEYLQDWLVDPTAPWSWRNSAEVAGSGALGDLGAHSIDLAQFLLGEEVDRVSGHLKTFVDERPVPGETGDALDAAGDASTETRPVTVDDAYTAQAEFESGAMGLFEASRFATGHKNGNTIEINGSDGSIRFDLERLNELAVLTGDDRGFQTVLVTDPDDPYVDHWWPPGHVVGWEHTFVHENYEFLTAAASGDPHSPDFAAGLTVQRVLDAIEKSSDSGEWVTA; from the coding sequence ATGACGCTCTCAGCAGGCTTCCTGGGCTACCGGTTCATGGGGCAGGCCCACGCGAACGCGCTCGCCCGACTCCCGATGTTCTTCCCGGACGCCCCCGACGTCGAACGCGACGTGCTGGTCGGCCGTGACGAGGACGCGCTGGCGGAGGCCGTCGACCAGTTCGGGTTCGAACGGTACGCGACGGACTGGACGGAGGTCGTCGACGAGGTCGACGTGTTCTACAACCTCGGGCCGAACAACCTCCACCCGGAGCCGTCCATCGCGGCGCTCGAAGCCGGCACGCACGTGTTCTGTGAGAAACCGCTCGCACACACGCTCGACGCGGCTGAACGGATGGCCGACGCCGCGGCGCAGAGCGACGCCACCGCCGGCGTCGCGTTCAACTACCGGTTCATCCCCGCCGTCCAGTACGCGAAGCGCCTCATCGACGACGGCGCCATCGGGGACGTCCACCACGTCCGGGCGGAGTACCTGCAGGACTGGCTCGTCGACCCGACGGCGCCGTGGAGCTGGCGCAACTCCGCCGAGGTCGCCGGCTCTGGTGCCCTCGGCGACCTCGGTGCCCACTCCATCGACCTCGCACAGTTCCTGCTCGGCGAGGAGGTCGACCGCGTCTCCGGCCACCTGAAGACGTTCGTCGACGAACGGCCAGTCCCCGGGGAGACCGGGGACGCGCTCGACGCCGCCGGCGACGCCAGCACGGAGACACGCCCGGTCACGGTCGACGACGCCTACACGGCACAGGCCGAGTTCGAGAGCGGCGCGATGGGGCTGTTCGAGGCGTCCCGGTTCGCCACCGGTCACAAGAACGGCAACACCATCGAGATCAACGGCTCGGACGGCTCCATCCGGTTCGACCTCGAGCGGCTCAACGAGCTGGCGGTCCTCACCGGTGACGACCGCGGCTTCCAGACGGTGCTGGTCACCGACCCCGACGACCCCTACGTCGACCACTGGTGGCCACCCGGGCACGTCGTCGGGTGGGAACACACGTTCGTCCACGAGAACTACGAGTTCCTCACGGCGGCCGCGTCCGGAGACCCGCACTCCCCCGATTTCGCGGCGGGGCTGACCGTCCAGCGCGTCCTCGACGCGATCGAGAAAAGTAGCGACAGTGGTGAGTGGGTCACGGCCTGA
- a CDS encoding HpcH/HpaI aldolase family protein encodes MGDPPITNDLAATLENGDVALGVLDNTYSPTLVEFFGELDLDFVWIDLEHGGPDPWDATPMEDLLRAADRTDLELLVRLPDTDPTLVRKALDLGARNVFLPRVETAAEVREAVKSARFRYDGSPGDRGLASPRARRWGLADDYIATEDRETMIGVTIETEASVENLDEILAVPDLGFVFIGPLDLSVSLGCPGEIDHPDVQEAVETIRSNAVDAGVPVGGLGFGMDDVNEKATNGYQMLNLGSTTGALQQAVTGWFDAYEGERPTSE; translated from the coding sequence ATGGGCGACCCACCGATAACGAACGACCTCGCAGCCACGTTGGAGAACGGCGACGTTGCGCTCGGCGTGCTCGACAACACGTACAGTCCCACACTCGTGGAGTTCTTCGGTGAACTCGACCTGGATTTCGTCTGGATCGATCTCGAACACGGTGGGCCAGATCCGTGGGACGCGACTCCGATGGAGGACTTACTCCGCGCAGCCGACCGGACGGACCTCGAACTGCTCGTCCGCCTCCCCGACACGGACCCGACGCTAGTCCGGAAGGCCCTCGACCTCGGAGCCAGGAACGTCTTTCTGCCACGCGTGGAGACGGCGGCAGAGGTCCGTGAGGCGGTCAAATCAGCCCGGTTCCGATACGACGGCAGCCCGGGCGACCGGGGACTTGCGTCGCCCCGCGCTCGACGCTGGGGGCTCGCCGACGACTACATCGCCACCGAAGATCGGGAAACGATGATCGGTGTGACCATCGAAACCGAGGCGTCCGTCGAGAATCTCGACGAGATCTTGGCCGTCCCGGACCTGGGATTCGTCTTCATCGGCCCGCTCGACCTCTCCGTATCGCTCGGCTGTCCCGGCGAGATCGACCATCCGGATGTGCAGGAGGCCGTCGAGACCATCCGGTCGAACGCCGTCGATGCAGGTGTCCCCGTCGGTGGTCTCGGATTCGGGATGGACGATGTCAACGAGAAAGCGACGAACGGCTACCAGATGCTGAACCTCGGCAGCACGACTGGGGCGCTCCAGCAGGCCGTCACTGGCTGGTTCGACGCCTACGAGGGTGAACGACCGACGAGCGAGTGA
- a CDS encoding HalOD1 output domain-containing protein produces MEYEIDRDEPVSRAVVRAVSAVEGRDPCSLRPLAEIVDPDALDRLFEPQHDGTPRTGGRLSFVYHGQRITVDNGEYLTLRSLEDSMDRRTSDGSRR; encoded by the coding sequence GTGGAGTACGAGATCGACAGAGACGAACCGGTAAGTAGGGCGGTCGTACGTGCGGTCAGCGCGGTCGAAGGCCGTGATCCCTGCTCCCTCCGACCGCTGGCTGAAATCGTCGATCCAGACGCGTTAGACAGGCTGTTCGAACCGCAACACGACGGGACGCCACGGACGGGTGGACGTCTCTCGTTCGTGTACCACGGTCAACGCATCACGGTCGACAACGGCGAGTATCTCACACTCCGGTCGCTCGAAGACTCAATGGACCGCAGGACTTCCGACGGGAGCCGTCGGTGA
- a CDS encoding TrmB family transcriptional regulator, translating into MDTTDTLADAVEVLQQLGLKEYEARCFVGLSRLHTGTAKQLSETTEVPRTRVYDAIRVLEAQGLVEVQHSSPQQFRAVPLDEATETLRDQYENRVERLRRALETVDTVDDPSETPVQQVWSMSGRDAIENRADQLIATATDEVVLVLGDESLLTDDLVARLNDVDPEVDLLIGALTESLQEQIQTAVPNATTFVSGLEWLHGEADTEDETAIGRLLLTDRSAILVSSIMPDSGDEQAVFGEGFGNGLVIISRRLMAQGLLTVRDPGN; encoded by the coding sequence ATGGATACAACTGACACTCTGGCAGATGCGGTCGAAGTGCTCCAGCAACTCGGCCTGAAGGAGTACGAGGCGCGATGTTTCGTCGGCCTGTCTCGACTCCATACGGGCACGGCGAAGCAGTTGAGTGAGACGACCGAGGTTCCCCGGACACGGGTGTACGACGCGATCCGAGTACTGGAGGCCCAGGGCCTGGTCGAGGTCCAGCACTCGAGCCCGCAGCAGTTCCGGGCGGTTCCGCTCGACGAGGCGACCGAAACCCTCCGCGACCAGTACGAGAACCGGGTCGAGCGACTCCGACGGGCACTGGAGACGGTCGACACCGTCGACGACCCCAGCGAAACCCCCGTCCAGCAGGTGTGGTCGATGTCCGGCCGCGACGCCATCGAGAACCGGGCGGACCAGCTCATCGCGACGGCGACAGACGAGGTCGTCCTCGTCCTCGGCGACGAGTCGCTCCTGACCGACGACCTCGTCGCCCGACTCAACGACGTCGACCCCGAGGTCGACCTCCTCATCGGCGCGCTGACGGAATCCCTCCAGGAACAGATCCAGACGGCCGTGCCAAACGCGACGACGTTCGTCTCCGGTCTGGAGTGGCTCCACGGCGAGGCCGACACCGAAGACGAGACGGCGATCGGCCGGCTGCTCCTGACGGACCGGTCGGCGATCCTCGTGAGTTCCATCATGCCTGACAGCGGGGACGAACAAGCAGTCTTCGGCGAAGGGTTCGGGAACGGCCTTGTCATCATCTCCCGGCGGCTCATGGCCCAGGGGTTGCTGACCGTTCGCGACCCCGGGAACTGA
- a CDS encoding TrmB family transcriptional regulator yields the protein MKDSDPTEDPQAAAIEQFERFGLSAYAARTFVALASLGTGTARDVSQVSNVPRTRVYDAIDELHDRGLVDILQSSPKQFWAVSGETASRMFEHELQHRSEVLRTALSELEPVERQAEQRGVWTVDGQSAVTERVLEFFANADDEIVYMTVEDLLTDDLVDGLSEAANRGVSIKLGGVSPDVQEHIQDRIPGATMFESLWVWSDTPAGRLMMVDGRKTLVSALVNGTDAAPTDPRSETAIWGEGEMNSLVVVLKAIFTWRLGGDDSTRFE from the coding sequence GTGAAGGACAGCGACCCAACCGAAGACCCACAGGCCGCCGCGATAGAGCAGTTCGAACGGTTCGGGCTGAGTGCTTACGCCGCACGGACGTTCGTCGCACTCGCCAGCCTCGGCACGGGGACGGCGAGAGACGTGAGTCAGGTGTCGAACGTGCCACGTACTCGGGTGTACGACGCGATCGACGAACTACACGACAGGGGGCTCGTCGACATCCTCCAGTCGTCGCCCAAGCAGTTCTGGGCGGTCTCCGGAGAGACCGCGAGTCGCATGTTCGAACACGAGCTACAGCACCGGTCAGAGGTGCTCCGGACGGCGCTGAGCGAGCTCGAACCGGTCGAACGCCAGGCCGAGCAGCGCGGCGTCTGGACCGTCGATGGACAGTCGGCGGTCACGGAACGGGTGCTGGAGTTCTTCGCCAACGCGGACGACGAGATCGTCTACATGACCGTCGAGGACCTGCTCACCGACGACCTGGTCGACGGGTTGAGTGAGGCCGCAAACCGCGGCGTCTCGATCAAGCTCGGCGGCGTGTCGCCGGACGTTCAGGAGCACATCCAGGACAGGATTCCGGGCGCGACGATGTTCGAGTCGCTGTGGGTCTGGTCGGACACGCCGGCGGGACGGCTCATGATGGTCGACGGGCGGAAGACCCTCGTGAGTGCGCTCGTCAACGGCACGGACGCGGCACCAACCGATCCGCGGTCGGAGACCGCGATCTGGGGCGAGGGCGAGATGAACAGTCTGGTCGTGGTCTTGAAGGCGATATTCACGTGGCGACTCGGCGGCGACGACTCGACGAGATTCGAGTAG
- the arsN2 gene encoding arsenic resistance N-acetyltransferase ArsN2, whose amino-acid sequence MSDLSLRRADESEYSRVESLLAANDLPNEDVRDGAAEFFLASTDDECVGLGGVERHGSNGLLRSLVVVEQYRGQGYGTALCDALETHARESGVETLYLLTTTAAPFFRRRGYERVDREAVPDRIRDTAEFTELCPASATCMTKDIAEQGETGAERAERAGGTDGRHPSTSDGS is encoded by the coding sequence ATGAGCGACCTCAGCCTGCGACGAGCGGACGAGTCCGAGTACTCCCGCGTCGAGTCCCTGCTGGCGGCGAACGACCTCCCGAACGAGGACGTGCGCGACGGTGCCGCTGAGTTCTTCCTCGCCTCCACCGACGACGAGTGTGTGGGACTCGGCGGCGTCGAACGTCACGGCTCGAACGGCCTGCTCCGCTCGCTCGTCGTCGTCGAACAGTACCGCGGCCAGGGGTACGGTACGGCCCTCTGTGACGCCCTCGAAACGCACGCCCGGGAGAGCGGGGTCGAGACGCTGTACCTGCTCACGACGACCGCCGCGCCGTTCTTCCGACGCCGCGGCTACGAACGCGTCGACCGCGAGGCCGTCCCGGACCGAATCCGGGACACCGCGGAGTTCACCGAGCTCTGTCCGGCGTCCGCGACCTGCATGACGAAGGATATCGCCGAACAGGGCGAGACGGGAGCCGAGCGAGCCGAGCGAGCCGGGGGGACGGATGGGCGACATCCATCGACTTCCGACGGCTCGTAA
- a CDS encoding arsenite methyltransferase, whose amino-acid sequence MTESQSTTDADDERLDAETQRTAVRERYGRIAEESDSCCDETASCCDGTAAGTDSRSEASTQRGYSADDLDAVAGDANLNLGCGNPTAIASLAAGDTVLDLGSGGGFDCFLAAREVGPDGHVIGVDMTPEMVEKARGNVAANDADNVEFRLGEIEHLPVADESVDVILSNCVVNLSPDKSRVFREAYRVLRPGGRVAISDVVLTADLPTDLRADPESVAGCVAGAASIPALESMLTDAGFVDVAIEPKSDSDEFIREWDDALDLSEYIVAATVEAERPGPEVTS is encoded by the coding sequence ATGACTGAGAGCCAATCCACGACCGACGCGGACGACGAACGCCTCGACGCGGAAACACAGCGGACCGCCGTGCGGGAACGCTACGGACGCATCGCCGAGGAATCCGACTCGTGCTGTGACGAGACCGCGTCCTGCTGCGACGGGACGGCCGCCGGCACCGACTCCCGGTCCGAGGCCTCGACGCAGCGCGGCTACTCGGCCGACGACCTCGACGCCGTCGCCGGCGACGCGAACTTGAACCTCGGCTGTGGCAACCCCACCGCCATCGCCAGCCTCGCCGCGGGCGACACCGTGCTCGACCTCGGCTCCGGCGGCGGGTTCGACTGCTTCCTGGCGGCCCGCGAGGTCGGCCCCGACGGCCACGTCATCGGCGTCGACATGACGCCCGAGATGGTCGAGAAGGCACGCGGCAACGTCGCGGCGAACGACGCGGACAACGTCGAGTTCCGACTCGGCGAGATCGAACACCTCCCGGTCGCCGACGAGTCCGTCGACGTGATCCTCTCGAACTGCGTCGTCAACCTCTCCCCGGACAAGTCCCGGGTGTTCCGGGAGGCGTACCGCGTCCTCCGCCCGGGTGGTCGCGTCGCAATCTCCGACGTCGTCCTGACGGCCGACCTCCCGACCGACCTGCGGGCCGACCCGGAGTCGGTCGCGGGCTGTGTCGCCGGCGCGGCGTCGATCCCGGCGCTGGAGTCGATGCTGACCGACGCCGGCTTCGTCGACGTCGCCATCGAGCCGAAGTCCGACAGCGACGAGTTCATCCGCGAGTGGGACGACGCGCTCGACCTCAGCGAGTACATCGTCGCCGCGACCGTCGAGGCCGAACGACCGGGCCCGGAGGTGACCTCGTAG
- a CDS encoding ArsR/SmtB family transcription factor: MSGPTTNDRPTDAQSQQETGCCSGSHAHSLAESAVATDVELLATLGNDTRYEALRVIAEAADDVCVCEIEPALGVSQGAVSQALSRLFSAGLVERRKEGRWRYYSPTPRAERLLAALDDTRSPDHD, from the coding sequence ATGAGCGGACCGACGACGAACGACCGACCAACCGACGCACAGAGCCAGCAGGAGACGGGCTGCTGTTCGGGCAGCCACGCCCACTCCCTGGCGGAGTCGGCGGTCGCCACCGACGTCGAGCTCCTCGCGACGCTCGGGAACGACACCCGCTACGAGGCGCTCCGGGTCATCGCCGAGGCAGCCGACGACGTCTGTGTCTGTGAGATAGAACCCGCACTCGGCGTGAGCCAGGGCGCGGTCAGCCAGGCGCTCTCCCGGCTGTTCAGCGCCGGCCTCGTCGAGCGCCGAAAGGAGGGCCGGTGGCGGTACTACTCGCCGACGCCGCGGGCGGAACGACTGCTCGCCGCACTCGACGACACGAGGTCTCCCGACCATGACTGA